A single region of the Acidobacteriota bacterium genome encodes:
- a CDS encoding DUF5916 domain-containing protein, whose translation MSFQQLFLCLCFLFVSSAAAAQSIEILGPPAPVAPAVFAKDDQGRITLRATRLEAPLALDGALDEAVYREVTAIDHFVQQEPDEGRAGTEKTLVWLFFDDDHFYVSVRSFDSAPERLVANELRRDNFNIYNNDNISISIDPLYTRRSGVFFQTNALSAQRDQEIQDERSNNNDWNTIWRTRSRILPDGWSMEFAVPYSSLRFRAAGPQVWGFNLRRVIRWKNEHVSIAPIPASATTRAMYKFDIMATVVGVETPSVRKPIDVKPYAIAASTTNLAATPVYRNDPSADAGVDVKYSLTNSLVADLTYRTDFAQVEEDQQQVNLTRFSLFFPEKRDFFLEGQGLFTFGGSQGGRGGGGLTPIVFYSRRIGLGATGEIPIIGGGRVAGRAGKYSIGLLSIQTEDTGIGNRESGVGRGASYVPSTNFSVIRLRRDVLRRSNIGAIFTRKTPIDGITNTVLGVDANFWFHQNVTMTGYFAQSETEAPAKAGGYIDDGPAKAGRHIDRSSYRGEFEWAPDRYGLRYEHLVVGRDFQPEIGFLRRTAFRRNFASARFSPRPGGSRAIRRHVFEGEFDYITGTDGVLESRQAQVSYDAELRGNDQWSIEYSNNYEHLRVGFNVVPGKPIPAGTYRFNDVRTTYEFGPQRRASGSVFGGTGTFYDGTKTELGARGVVEISSRFNVEPGVTVNWIDIPAGAFTTAVTSVRTTYMFSPYMALGGLVQHNSTSKTLGSSVRLRWEYAPGSDLFVVYSDGRDTRLGDRFPGLQNRTFVVKATRLFRF comes from the coding sequence GCCACCAGGTTGGAGGCGCCGCTGGCGCTCGACGGCGCGCTGGACGAGGCGGTGTATCGCGAGGTGACGGCGATCGATCACTTCGTCCAGCAGGAGCCGGACGAAGGCCGGGCGGGCACCGAGAAGACGCTGGTGTGGCTGTTCTTTGATGATGACCATTTCTACGTGAGCGTGCGGTCGTTCGACTCGGCGCCCGAGCGGCTGGTGGCCAACGAGCTGCGGCGCGACAACTTCAACATCTACAACAACGACAACATCTCGATCAGCATCGATCCGCTCTACACCAGACGGAGCGGGGTGTTCTTCCAGACCAACGCGCTCAGCGCCCAGCGCGACCAGGAGATCCAGGACGAACGCAGCAACAACAACGACTGGAACACAATCTGGCGGACCCGGTCGCGGATCCTGCCGGATGGCTGGTCGATGGAGTTCGCCGTCCCCTATTCCTCGCTTCGCTTTCGCGCGGCAGGACCCCAGGTGTGGGGCTTCAACCTGCGACGGGTAATTCGGTGGAAGAACGAACACGTGTCGATCGCGCCGATCCCGGCCTCGGCCACCACGCGCGCGATGTACAAGTTCGACATCATGGCCACGGTCGTCGGCGTCGAGACGCCGTCGGTGCGAAAGCCCATCGACGTGAAGCCCTACGCGATTGCCGCCAGCACCACCAACCTGGCCGCGACGCCGGTGTATCGCAACGATCCGTCGGCCGACGCCGGCGTGGACGTGAAGTACAGCCTGACCAACAGCCTGGTGGCCGACCTCACCTATCGCACCGACTTCGCGCAGGTGGAGGAAGACCAGCAGCAGGTGAACCTGACCCGCTTCAGTCTGTTCTTCCCCGAGAAGCGCGACTTCTTCCTCGAAGGACAAGGACTGTTCACGTTCGGCGGCAGCCAGGGCGGTCGTGGTGGCGGTGGGTTGACGCCGATCGTGTTCTACAGCCGCCGCATTGGGCTGGGCGCCACGGGCGAGATTCCAATCATCGGCGGCGGACGCGTGGCGGGGCGCGCGGGGAAGTACAGCATCGGGTTGCTGAGTATTCAGACAGAGGACACGGGAATCGGGAACCGGGAGTCGGGAGTCGGGAGAGGTGCCAGCTATGTGCCGTCAACCAACTTCTCGGTCATTCGTTTGCGTCGCGACGTCTTGCGGCGCAGCAACATTGGTGCGATCTTCACGCGCAAGACGCCGATTGATGGGATCACCAATACGGTGCTCGGGGTGGATGCGAATTTCTGGTTTCACCAGAACGTGACGATGACGGGTTATTTTGCGCAGTCGGAGACGGAAGCTCCGGCTAAAGCCGGAGGCTACATTGACGACGGTCCGGCTAAAGCCGGACGCCACATTGACAGGAGCAGCTATCGCGGCGAGTTCGAATGGGCGCCGGATCGGTACGGCCTGCGCTACGAACACCTCGTCGTCGGACGCGACTTCCAACCAGAGATCGGGTTTCTGCGGCGGACGGCGTTTCGGCGCAACTTCGCCAGCGCGCGGTTTTCACCACGTCCTGGCGGCAGCCGCGCCATTCGGCGCCACGTGTTCGAGGGCGAGTTCGACTACATCACCGGCACCGACGGGGTGCTCGAGAGCCGCCAGGCGCAGGTATCGTATGACGCTGAACTGCGCGGCAACGATCAGTGGAGCATCGAGTACTCAAACAACTACGAACACCTGCGCGTCGGCTTCAACGTGGTGCCGGGCAAGCCCATCCCCGCCGGGACCTACCGCTTCAACGATGTGAGGACGACGTACGAGTTTGGGCCGCAGCGGCGGGCATCAGGATCGGTTTTTGGGGGGACGGGGACGTTCTATGACGGCACCAAGACCGAACTGGGCGCACGCGGCGTGGTGGAGATCTCATCCCGCTTCAACGTGGAACCCGGCGTCACGGTGAACTGGATTGATATCCCTGCTGGCGCATTTACGACCGCCGTCACCAGCGTGAGGACGACGTATATGTTCTCGCCTTATATGGCGCTCGGCGGGCTCGTGCAGCACAACTCAACCAGCAAGACGCTAGGCTCGAGCGTCCGCCTGCGCTGGGAATACGCGCCCGGCAGCGACCTCTTCGTGGTCTACAGCGACGGGCGCGACACGAGGCTAGGAGACCGATTCCCAGGCTTGCAGAACCGGACCTTCGTCGTGAAGG